The following coding sequences are from one Nicotiana tomentosiformis chromosome 3, ASM39032v3, whole genome shotgun sequence window:
- the LOC104096699 gene encoding uncharacterized protein: MQHVQWMSTYCELCGKGHTSDICPMNPESIYYVGQQARGPMNQNAQYGNTYNPNWRNHPNFSWGGNQNIRPQANYNHPPQPPQQEEEGLTDMMKKLLIDNKQLRIEFKYLERQFGQMANNQNTRPAGALPSDTKRNPQVNAVTLRNGRELVEVPKKKNEQSGLEEERVPKPVEVDERNKIELEQKSERAPPPFPQRLRKKNDDHVFHKFLDMLKQIHLNIPLVDMLREVPKYAKYIKDIVVNKRRLTEFETVSLTEECTSRIQHKLPQKLKDPGSFTIPVRIGEFDVGRALCDLGASINLIPLSVFKQLGLGAPRPTTVMLQLADRSYIYPEGVIEDVLLQIGKFIFPADFIILDYMDDELVPIILG, encoded by the coding sequence ATGCAACATGTGCAATGGATGTCTACTTACTGCGAGTTATGTGGTAAAGGTCACACAAGTGACATATGTCCTATGAATCCTGAATCCATCTACTACGTGGGGCAACAAGCTAGAGGGCCGATGAATCAaaatgctcaatatggtaacacaTATAATccgaactggaggaatcatcctaacttctcttggggtggaaatcAGAATATCAGGCCTCAGGCGAATTACAATCATCCACCTCAACCCCCACAACAAGAAGAGGAGGGTTTGACTGACATGATGAAAAAGCTCTTGATAGACAATAAGCAATTGCGCATAGAATTCAaatatctagagaggcagtttggGCAAATGGCTAACAATCAGAATACTAGACCCGCTGGAGCTCTTCCAAGTGATACAAAGAGAAATCCTCAAGTCAATGCAGTGACGTTGAGAAATGGGAGAGAGTTGGTAGAAGTGCCtaagaagaaaaatgagcaatctgggctcgaagaagaaagagtgcCAAAACCTGTAGAGGTagatgagagaaataaaatagaGCTTGAGCAGAAATCAGAGAGGGCGCCACCCCCTTTTCCTCAAAGATTGAGAAAGAAGAATGATGACCACGTGTTTCACAAATTCCTAGATATGCTAAAGCAGATACATTTGAACATCCCTTTGGTGGACATGCTCCGTGAGGTcccaaaatatgcaaaatatattaaggacatagtggtAAATAAAAGGAGGTTAACTGAGTTTGAGACCGTatcacttactgaggagtgcacttccaggattcaacataagcttccacaaaagcttaaggatccgggTAGTTTTACCATCCCCGTAAGGATTGGTGAATTTGACGTGGGTagagccttgtgtgatttgggtgcaagtatCAATCTGATACCGTTGTCAGTGTTCAAACAATTGGGGTTAGGAGCTCCGAGACCCACCACGGTGATGCTACAGTTAGCTGATAGATCTTATATTTATCCTGAGGGGGTAATTGAGGATGTACTGCTGCAGATTGGGAAGTTTATTTTTCCTGCAGATTTTATCATCCTAGATTACATGGATGATGAGTTAGTTCCTATCATCTTGGGATGA